The genomic DNA TGTTATTGAGACCTGGacttaaataatgataaatccTACCTGTTTGACTTCCTCATCATGCAAATTAAAGGGCAACCTGTAAGTATTAGTTGAATTCCTCCAAACTCACAGTAAATATCAGgctttttgcatttaaaagagACCATTATGTGTACCAACAGTGAAGCACGTAATATAATTTGaacaaacaaaattatttggtacaaaaatagtttattaaaaacaatttcCTCTGGCTGAAATATTGGAGAATTTATGTCcatgtattttgtgttattaAGAAATCATAGAAACATTTGTCAACTTTCAAACCAttagcagttaaaaaaaaaaaaaaaaaaaaaaaaaaggttaaagcAAGAGGCCTCTGTTGTTCCTTCAAAGTCAATTTCCTTCTCTACGATAAACGAATCACGGATCATAAACAAGAAATACCATTACACCTTTGAATCGTCAGTGAAACAAGCATATTTACAGCAGTGTGTCCCAAGCAACCGTCTTCATTTCATCGCCTTAATTTTGCACTCTGTgcctttgtgttaaaaaaaaattcaagaacAAGAGTTGGGCTTTGAGGAATCTGGGCTTCAAATGTTAACAACTTCAGGTAAAGCATGTCTGCAGTGAAACAGACACCAAGTTTAAAAGCTGTGgtcatcaaaaacaaaatagaactCAGCTACAGGGCTAGATTTTGTATCTCCTTGTGGCCAAAACtaattgacatcagagtttGACTGGGGCACATGCGATAAATTGGAAGGCTCTTTTGTCTGATCCAAATGAATGCcccacttttttccccccatacacatgggaaaaaacaaaagaacaccATAAACATAAAACTCATCGAGTCTGTTAACTTGTGTAAACACACTGCTCACCCAGCTGCCCCTGAATTCTTGCACAAGTGcaatacttttaaataaatctgagtTGGATCTACAAAAATGTTCTAATTTATTCTTTAACTGTAAAACAATGATATATACACAGTGTGAAATTTagacagcagaaacaaaatacTGAATACATATATCCAAGAATTTCCAATTcaatttggggatttttttgaaaaattgcCTGTTCAAACTTTAAACAGAAATCAGAATAAGTAATTCACTatatcagtttcttttttttaaagtttgttttcatgagtTTTGAACAGTTGTTTTGGGTGCAATTTCTTTGTAAATGGAAGTACTCATCCTTATTTTTGAGTACTAATATCCATATGTCTAGATCATTCAAACTTCTGAAACAAAGCCCACTTGTATAACATCAAATTTCTTAAGATCATTAATATTCCAGGGAAGATATATCACACGGACCCAAATGTGTCAATTTTGCATGTTATGTCGAAATGTTTTATCTGAAATCAGTCATAATGTCCGTCaagcaaaataaattacattatgcCACTGTAAAGTCCTAGGTTCTGAGCCCCCACAACGTTTAATGTTTgccaaaaaaatgatatatacacacacacacataaagaatTAAATGACCGAAAGTGACATCTGGGTAAGTACAGTATGATCAAAGAATGGGAAGCATTCTTgatattttaaatcttaaaatgatGAGTGTTTGGGGGAAATTACTTCCAAGTTTGATTCAAGAGTCCCAATACTAGTGGTATacataaaaacttaaataaaaccATGTATTGAGAGTGGTTTTTGGGGGAGTATTTGCCAGTAAATATGCACCGAGTGGCTGGTAGAATGAAGTCAATACTTTATTCTGACTGAAATAAAGTGTATCAAAGGATGAAAAGTGGGGACATGATCAAAAGGAGAGCTAAACAATTTGTGTGAGCAAAGTAGCAAGCCTAATTCTCAGTGCTATTAACCTCTACAAGTCTTCCCCAATATGTAGTTTTCCTTCTCCACTCAAACACCTACAACTTACTTGATTGGATTTTAAGGCCACGATAGTCCTTTCAATGCTGTGCATTACTGGTTGTAATCATGCAATGAAGAGCAGACATGAAACACAAGAGGagatgaaaacaacaaaggaaaggaaatggTGCCTGTATTATCATAACAGTTGTTTGAGAAGAAGATATTCAGtgtttgacatgacattttggcagataaaaaaaaaaggtattaaaataaaaatattcaccTTGTTGAGGAGTGCCTGCTATCACACAGATAAGGCAATGAAGTAAAAAATTAATTTGTGTCATAGAAGTAATTTGTTTCCTCCCTCTGCAAACCAACTtgagtaaaaacataaaagctgaGCTCAAATTATCCTAAAATGGACAGAGCCATGATAACATGCAAGCACTCCGTTCATTCTTACAACTTACAGGAAAAAACAGTTGACAGCCCATATTTAACCTCAGCAATTTTACCAAACAGATTTTCATTTGGTCACATGGTTCCAGAAGAAGACGCAAAGCCAAATTTGACCATAAGCCAGTCAGTCTGAAAACAACCATTTTAACACGTGTTTGACAACATGTGTGGAGGATGTTTGTTTTCAAGACGTGTTACTGCCCAACTGTCAATTACCAACTGACAAACTGTGACGTGCCGAATTCCTATGCCAGGGGTTGAGGCTGCTTTTCATtgtgaaaaacacaatttcaaatCATTCAGTGGTTTACAGCAGTCTCAGGCTGAAGGAGCAGTGAACCAGTCTATGACgctgcttcctgttttgtttctgtgggCTCACTTTGAGCCGAGGGTGAGGGCACAGAGGGCATCCGCTCTCCTGCAGCGGGTGTTACCTCTGGAGACGGAGCTAGAAGTTCAGAATCTGCCTTCTTTTCAGAAGCTTCCACGCTTGGTTCTTTAGTGGTTTCCATAGTTACCACAGGAGTCACAGGAGTTTGCTCTGTTGCATCAGGGGTCTGAAATCTTTCCACGTTTTCCAGTTCAGCCAATCGATCATCCCTGTCCCATCGTGTGGCCCTCTCTCGCCTCTCTGACCGCCTCGGCCTGTCCCCTTCCTTTCCTTcagctcctctccctctttctcgaGTCCCTCCTTCTACCtttcccctttctcctccctctcccctccctcgaTCCCTTTCCCCATCATCACTCCTCCCTCGCTCCTTGTCGCCATCAAGGCTGTTGCGCCTCTCCTTCCAGTcccgtctgtctctgtctcgATCGCGGTCTCTCTCCCGGTCTTTGTCTCTGTCCcggtctttgtctctctcccatcctcctccacgctgacctcctccatcttcttgcCAGCCCCCGAGTCGGTCCCTTCCATCCATTCTatcaccacctcctcccctcccgcCATCACCAAATGGACGCCTTCCTCCTCCAAAACCTCGGtccctctctctatccctgTCTCGATCCCACTCCCTGTCCCTCTCTGGCTCTCTTTCCCTGAATCCAGGCCTGTCTCCCCTAAATGGTCTGACGTCCATTTCTTCTGGCCCTTCTGGTCCACGAGGTCCCCCTGGTCTGATAAAAGGAGGAGGACCTTGAGGAGGAGGACCCTGCCCATGTGGAGGGAAAGGAGGCCTCATATTGTGGGGAGACATCATTCCGAAGCCTCCTTTAAGTGGAGAGGGGTCGTGGTGCATCATCTGAGGGTGTGGCCCTCTGGCAATCATCTGTGGGGGCATAGGTGGCATGTTGGGGTGAGGGGGTCGTGGCCCGTGGGGTGGAGGGAAACGCTGCatgtgtggtggtgggggaaCCGGAGGACGCTGGAGTGGGATTATACCGGGCCGTGCTCCAAGCAGACCACCAGGAGGGGGTTGGATGTTTCCAGGAGGAGCACCGGGGAGGGAACCTGGAGGTCCACCTAACTGGTTACCTGGTGGggcaacaaatacaaaatacagcTTTAATGTTAACCCTACTTTCATTACTGTTCAAAATCGTaccattttagaaaaataaactaacaaaTGCCTGGTGTATGTATACtatataatgtttaaattatCTATTCAACtaatcatcattaaaatgtttgtcaATCATTAAATGGAGTGATTAAGAACTATACTGTTGATTGAATgcccttattttttttaatagaagaTATTTACCCAGTTTTAATGGCCAAACTAAAGTAacactcattttaaaaagggcagagagaaagacagactgaCCCATAGGTCCCATCTGGTTGTTGAAGATGTTGTGACCGTCTTGGACCTCGTCATTTTTCCTGTTGCCCAGACCGATCGAGTCCAGTTGCTGGTCTTCAACTCCACCTTTGGAGGAAGGTGGGGGACCAAGAGGCATGGCACCTGGCGGAGGGAAACCTGGGAGAAGAAGGATGAAAGGAGTTAGGGTTCAGTTTGTTTGGGCTGGTGTGGAAATAGGTGTGTActaaacaatgtgtttttgcatttactTATTAAAATGTAAGCGAAACATATTGACCACAAATTAAATATCTGCTCTCTATGACATAGTACAAGAAAACTTGTGGCTTCCTGTTTCAACCTTTTCGTAATTGCTTTTGCAATTATTTCACCATAAGCTCCTTTTGACCCCAGagtacataaacaaacacataagaaTGTCTTTCTTTCAGTACTGATAAACATCATTTGAGAATAGCACTGTTTGAGTAAGAGAGACACTGAAAGAAAGCCAGTGAGAAAATGCTTTGATGGCAGCTGAAGGATGTGCTACCTGGAGGCATCTGCATGGGGTTGAAGCCAGGTCTgatgaaaggaggaggggggcctGGGGGGAAGGAAGGCGGAGGCATGCCTATGGGACCAGGAAAAACAGGAGGCTGGAGAGGACCAACACCAACCATTGGCTGCTGCATTGGAGGAACCTGAGAACATTTACAGGGATTTACTGAAGATGTCAAAAGAGTTAGTATGTTACACTCTGAAGAAACACAGCGAGTGAAGGAACTtcacacaacaacaataaaagcaatcTCTTCTATGCTACCATGTCCATTTTCAATGTAGGTATGGATCAGGTCACACCAGCTTATCATACTAATTAATATGTTGCCTCAATACTTATACTTGGATTTGAGTTCCATAGGtgtgtaagaaaatattgatgCACTTTAATATCTcgatattatgttttgtgatactGTATCAATTCTAAAAAAAGAGAtcaatttttaataaatatttacatgtaAAGATACGCAGCAAACAGTGGCTCATACGGCACCAAAGTTAGTGCCATAATGTTGGATGTTACAGGGAATGTACCAATTCTGattgcaggaaaaaaatgtttactatGGCTTTATGTAAACGGCAGTGTGTTCTTTGTACTACGAAAGTTTTcctaaattaactttttttttttaaataatcacagTATATCGCCTTGCTTACTGAATAGCAATATATTGATTTTTAACACCTGTAACACGAGCCGTATCGTATCGCCAGATTCTTGCCAATACACAGCCGTACCATAAACACATTTGCGTAGATGCCTAAAAGAAGCAGGCACATACTCCTAATCAAAGCATGTCACGTTTTACAATGATATCttactattatattattctataaCTGTGATAAATCTTCATATATCTAATCCCAGATGTTTATACTGGTAACATCTTGCAGTTGTTGTTTACCTGTGCAGGAGGACCAGCTGCGGCAGCCAGAGGTAACACTTGTGTTTCCTCAGGCTGCTGTAGCTCTGAACGACCGTTGTGGGTGAGTTCCTCCTGGAGGCCAAGAGTCTTCCTCACTCCACTCCACTCTGGAAAAGACAGACACGACTCAGACACTTTAAAAGCAGACTAGTATAAACACTTTGATGCACAATTAAAATCGATAACACAACTTGTTTtgcacacatatttaaaatcatAGCATTCCTTGCAATTCCTTACTCAGTGaactgaatgaataaatggaCTTCTCATATCTGTTATGTCTTATTTGTATGATTTCCTCAGTTTTTACCTGGTGATACGGTTTCTACATCCAGAATGCCTCCTTCTTTGAGCTCCTCCACCTGAGCCTCTCTGATTTTAGACCATGGTATGTAAGTGACACCCAGCTCCACGTCCCAGAACTGTTTAAACTCCGCCTTTATGCCCTTGTTCAAAGCCCAAGCAATCTGGCAAGAAATAAACAAGAACAACTCTTGACTCAATGAGACATTTCTcagttttctctttaatttgcAGCCGCCTGCGTTAGTCACTCACCTTGATGGATTTCTGGTTCACTTTGTGAGACCCCCTACTCAGCTTCTGCAGAGCCTTGAAGGCATCCTGCCTATGTATCATGACAATGTAGGCACAGCCACGTGGAGGGATCATCTAAACAAGGGAGGAGGACAGGTCAGGGGGAAGAAAATTgcattgttttatcatttacaaATGTCATTGTTACAAAGACAAAAACGTGCACACAGTGGGATCACTGTAACTGATCTATACAAGTCCAAACTTACATTGATGGACTCTATCGGCCCAAACTCTTCCAGTAAACAGGCAACATCTTGCTGTTGCGTTCTCTTGTCCAACTGGCCCACCCAGAGAGTTGTACTGCATACTGTCAAGGAGACCGAAAATGTCAACTGAACAACACTGCATACATATAACAGGTAATTTCAGGTCAATTTCCGTTTACTTGAATAAACATGGCCATAAATGTGGTATGACTCACTGCTTAGTGTCTCGCTCTTGGGTATTGGAAGGCCTTTCTGCCGccgctctctctccttctctctctccctgcgcTCCAGTGAGCGAGAGCGCGGGGAATGGTGACGCCGGTCTCTGGAGCGTGAGCGTGATCGCCTGTGTCTGGATCGTCGTGTTCTGGAATTAGACCGTGACCTCCTCCGCTTTGGAGACctgcagaaaaggaaaaaaaaacaaaaaaacaagacattgcaATTCATGATATGTTCACAATGAATAAGCAACGATAACAAGCGTATCCgcatgaaacaaaataaacggtgaaaacagaaaactctTTAAGACATATCAGACCCCATTTTCTGAAGCTTACCTGGAGCCTGAGTGTGATCGTCGACCGTGTCTGCCATCCCTCGTAGATGAGTGGTCCATATCAATTGACAAATCCTGATATGGTATGGAAAATGCATGATTATGATTTGATGCAAACgtatacatattcatatattgCCGTTTCGGATAagatgtaaatgttaatgtatatgtaaaaagaaatactgGAAGTTCACTTTACCTACTGAATTTAACCTTAAAATGGCTTGTTAGATGTTACATACCCTTTGTACTATTTTTAAATCTACCTGTTGTTGCTGGGCAATATTCTGGGGAGGGTATAGCCCTGGGAAGCCTGGAGGCCCAATAGAACCAGGGAGGGGCTGCCCTGGCAAAGCATGCCCCAAAGGAGGCATCATAACTGGGAAGTTTTGTACTGGCGGTAAACCATAGGCCTGGAGCTGGCCATTAGGAGGCAGAGGGACCTAAGAAAGACAACTGGAATAAATAGTGTGCGCGTACAACAAGGTCTTCCAAAccttaaattaatttgaaagaaAACCATTTGTACCTTCCCACGTTTTTAGTTACATATCTTAATAtgtattacttatttttataaaaatgttgttttccatAAATTAAGAGCACACTTTCCattgtaaatgtattatgtaACCCTATTATTGTAACACTAGCTAAAATAGTTAATAGTGATAGGAAACCTAAATTTGATAGCATTTAAAGGTTTAATGTAaactgacaaaaagaaaacaaaaaaattagaTGGCTGGATATATGAGTTATTTTACAATTAGAAATGTTTGTACTTATTACCTGTTGTGAAAGGTCTTGCAACATGTTAATCATTGGAGGTTTAAAGTGCTGTTGGAAGGCTGGAGGCTGCTGCATACTGTGATGATAGAAATACACCATTAGCTTCACAGCTCTAAGTTCATTTCTTAAAATCAATAAGAGCCTCCATTTTCTTGGCACTGCTGTATTATGCACAATAAATCAAAGGCTTACAAGGAGGCATGGGATTCATCCTTCTTTGATTCCTCTCCAACTTCTGGTTCATCATCATAGTCAAAACGGTCCAGCAATTTCTAAGGGAGAGGTAAAGAATGTATAAAGTGTacaaatgttgatattttaacatGGAAGAGCTTGTACAGCCTTACATTTCTTATACTCCAAGCACTGTC from Anoplopoma fimbria isolate UVic2021 breed Golden Eagle Sablefish chromosome 24, Afim_UVic_2022, whole genome shotgun sequence includes the following:
- the scaf4a gene encoding SR-related and CTD-associated factor 4 isoform X5, whose protein sequence is MDAVNAFNHELFSLMDSKPPISRAKMISITKSAIKAMKLYKHVVQIVEKFIKKCKPEYKIAGLYVVDSIVRQSRHQFGSDKDVFGPRFTKNITGTFENLCLCPVEDRSKIVRVLNLWQKNGVFKIEVIQPLLDMAAGSTSAAAPYTGSDDPGSSPPPAKEPVTAITANSTMTSTAQLQNTDAFAAVAQLFQSTQGQQVCLQQMLQNFQQQPVKLDTNTQPSVHTSQSQPQNVSTGLAMVAPQLPLLSQANQASQQKTAFDKVEKLLDRFDYDDEPEVGEESKKDESHASFMQQPPAFQQHFKPPMINMLQDLSQQDLSIDMDHSSTRDGRHGRRSHSGSRSPKRRRSRSNSRTRRSRHRRSRSRSRDRRHHSPRSRSLERREREKERERRQKGLPIPKSETLSICSTTLWVGQLDKRTQQQDVACLLEEFGPIESINMIPPRGCAYIVMIHRQDAFKALQKLSRGSHKVNQKSIKIAWALNKGIKAEFKQFWDVELGVTYIPWSKIREAQVEELKEGGILDVETVSPEWSGVRKTLGLQEELTHNGRSELQQPEETQVLPLAAAAGPPAQVPPMQQPMVGVGPLQPPVFPGPIGMPPPSFPPGPPPPFIRPGFNPMQMPPGFPPPGAMPLGPPPSSKGGVEDQQLDSIGLGNRKNDEVQDGHNIFNNQMGPMGNQLGGPPGSLPGAPPGNIQPPPGGLLGARPGIIPLQRPPVPPPPHMQRFPPPHGPRPPHPNMPPMPPQMIARGPHPQMMHHDPSPLKGGFGMMSPHNMRPPFPPHGQGPPPQGPPPFIRPGGPRGPEGPEEMDVRPFRGDRPGFREREPERDREWDRDRDRERDRGFGGGRRPFGDGGRGGGGDRMDGRDRLGGWQEDGGGQRGGGWERDKDRDRDKDRERDRDRDRDRRDWKERRNSLDGDKERGRSDDGERDRGRGEGGERGKVEGGTRERGRGAEGKEGDRPRRSERRERATRWDRDDRLAELENVERFQTPDATEQTPVTPVVTMETTKEPSVEASEKKADSELLAPSPEVTPAAGERMPSVPSPSAQSEPTETKQEAAS
- the scaf4a gene encoding SR-related and CTD-associated factor 4 isoform X3: MDAVNAFNHELFSLMDSKPPISRAKMISITKSAIKAMKLYKHVVQIVEKFIKKCKPEYKIAGLYVVDSIVRQSRHQFGSDKDVFGPRFTKNITGTFENLCLCPVEDRSKIVRVLNLWQKNGVFKIEVIQPLLDMAAGSTSAAAPYTGSDDPGSSPPPAKEPVTAITANSTMTSTAQLQNTDAFAAVAQLFQSTQGQQVCLQQMLQNFQQQPVKLDTNTQPSVHTSQSQPQNVSTGLAMVAPQLPLLSQANQASQQKTAFDKKLLDRFDYDDEPEVGEESKKDESHASFMQQPPAFQQHFKPPMINMLQDLSQQVPLPPNGQLQAYGLPPVQNFPVMMPPLGHALPGQPLPGSIGPPGFPGLYPPQNIAQQQQDLSIDMDHSSTRDGRHGRRSHSGSRSPKRRRSRSNSRTRRSRHRRSRSRSRDRRHHSPRSRSLERREREKERERRQKGLPIPKSETLSICSTTLWVGQLDKRTQQQDVACLLEEFGPIESINMIPPRGCAYIVMIHRQDAFKALQKLSRGSHKVNQKSIKIAWALNKGIKAEFKQFWDVELGVTYIPWSKIREAQVEELKEGGILDVETVSPEWSGVRKTLGLQEELTHNGRSELQQPEETQVLPLAAAAGPPAQVPPMQQPMVGVGPLQPPVFPGPIGMPPPSFPPGPPPPFIRPGFNPMQMPPGFPPPGAMPLGPPPSSKGGVEDQQLDSIGLGNRKNDEVQDGHNIFNNQMGPMGNQLGGPPGSLPGAPPGNIQPPPGGLLGARPGIIPLQRPPVPPPPHMQRFPPPHGPRPPHPNMPPMPPQMIARGPHPQMMHHDPSPLKGGFGMMSPHNMRPPFPPHGQGPPPQGPPPFIRPGGPRGPEGPEEMDVRPFRGDRPGFREREPERDREWDRDRDRERDRGFGGGRRPFGDGGRGGGGDRMDGRDRLGGWQEDGGGQRGGGWERDKDRDRDKDRERDRDRDRDRRDWKERRNSLDGDKERGRSDDGERDRGRGEGGERGKVEGGTRERGRGAEGKEGDRPRRSERRERATRWDRDDRLAELENVERFQTPDATEQTPVTPVVTMETTKEPSVEASEKKADSELLAPSPEVTPAAGERMPSVPSPSAQSEPTETKQEAAS
- the scaf4a gene encoding SR-related and CTD-associated factor 4 isoform X1, translating into MDAVNAFNHELFSLMDSKPPISRAKMISITKSAIKAMKLYKHVVQIVEKFIKKCKPEYKIAGLYVVDSIVRQSRHQFGSDKDVFGPRFTKNITGTFENLCLCPVEDRSKIVRVLNLWQKNGVFKIEVIQPLLDMAAGSTSAAAPYTGSDDPGSSPPPAKEPVTAITANSTMTSTAQLQNTDAFAAVAQLFQSTQGQQVCLQQMLQNFQQQPVKLDTNTQPSVHTSQSQPQNVSTGLAMVAPQLPLLSQANQASQQKTAFDKVEKLLDRFDYDDEPEVGEESKKDESHASFMQQPPAFQQHFKPPMINMLQDLSQQVPLPPNGQLQAYGLPPVQNFPVMMPPLGHALPGQPLPGSIGPPGFPGLYPPQNIAQQQQDLSIDMDHSSTRDGRHGRRSHSGSRSPKRRRSRSNSRTRRSRHRRSRSRSRDRRHHSPRSRSLERREREKERERRQKGLPIPKSETLSICSTTLWVGQLDKRTQQQDVACLLEEFGPIESINMIPPRGCAYIVMIHRQDAFKALQKLSRGSHKVNQKSIKIAWALNKGIKAEFKQFWDVELGVTYIPWSKIREAQVEELKEGGILDVETVSPEWSGVRKTLGLQEELTHNGRSELQQPEETQVLPLAAAAGPPAQVPPMQQPMVGVGPLQPPVFPGPIGMPPPSFPPGPPPPFIRPGFNPMQMPPGFPPPGAMPLGPPPSSKGGVEDQQLDSIGLGNRKNDEVQDGHNIFNNQMGPMGNQLGGPPGSLPGAPPGNIQPPPGGLLGARPGIIPLQRPPVPPPPHMQRFPPPHGPRPPHPNMPPMPPQMIARGPHPQMMHHDPSPLKGGFGMMSPHNMRPPFPPHGQGPPPQGPPPFIRPGGPRGPEGPEEMDVRPFRGDRPGFREREPERDREWDRDRDRERDRGFGGGRRPFGDGGRGGGGDRMDGRDRLGGWQEDGGGQRGGGWERDKDRDRDKDRERDRDRDRDRRDWKERRNSLDGDKERGRSDDGERDRGRGEGGERGKVEGGTRERGRGAEGKEGDRPRRSERRERATRWDRDDRLAELENVERFQTPDATEQTPVTPVVTMETTKEPSVEASEKKADSELLAPSPEVTPAAGERMPSVPSPSAQSEPTETKQEAAS
- the scaf4a gene encoding SR-related and CTD-associated factor 4 isoform X2, yielding MDAVNAFNHELFSLMDSKPPISRAKMISITKSAIKAMKLYKHVVQIVEKFIKKCKPEYKIAGLYVVDSIVRQSRHQFGSDKDVFGPRFTKNITGTFENLCLCPVEDRSKIVRVLNLWQKNGVFKIEVIQPLLDMAAGSTSAAAPYTGSDDPGSSPPPAKEPVTAITANSTMTSTAQLQNTDAFAAVAQLFQSTQGQQLQQMLQNFQQQPVKLDTNTQPSVHTSQSQPQNVSTGLAMVAPQLPLLSQANQASQQKTAFDKVEKLLDRFDYDDEPEVGEESKKDESHASFMQQPPAFQQHFKPPMINMLQDLSQQVPLPPNGQLQAYGLPPVQNFPVMMPPLGHALPGQPLPGSIGPPGFPGLYPPQNIAQQQQDLSIDMDHSSTRDGRHGRRSHSGSRSPKRRRSRSNSRTRRSRHRRSRSRSRDRRHHSPRSRSLERREREKERERRQKGLPIPKSETLSICSTTLWVGQLDKRTQQQDVACLLEEFGPIESINMIPPRGCAYIVMIHRQDAFKALQKLSRGSHKVNQKSIKIAWALNKGIKAEFKQFWDVELGVTYIPWSKIREAQVEELKEGGILDVETVSPEWSGVRKTLGLQEELTHNGRSELQQPEETQVLPLAAAAGPPAQVPPMQQPMVGVGPLQPPVFPGPIGMPPPSFPPGPPPPFIRPGFNPMQMPPGFPPPGAMPLGPPPSSKGGVEDQQLDSIGLGNRKNDEVQDGHNIFNNQMGPMGNQLGGPPGSLPGAPPGNIQPPPGGLLGARPGIIPLQRPPVPPPPHMQRFPPPHGPRPPHPNMPPMPPQMIARGPHPQMMHHDPSPLKGGFGMMSPHNMRPPFPPHGQGPPPQGPPPFIRPGGPRGPEGPEEMDVRPFRGDRPGFREREPERDREWDRDRDRERDRGFGGGRRPFGDGGRGGGGDRMDGRDRLGGWQEDGGGQRGGGWERDKDRDRDKDRERDRDRDRDRRDWKERRNSLDGDKERGRSDDGERDRGRGEGGERGKVEGGTRERGRGAEGKEGDRPRRSERRERATRWDRDDRLAELENVERFQTPDATEQTPVTPVVTMETTKEPSVEASEKKADSELLAPSPEVTPAAGERMPSVPSPSAQSEPTETKQEAAS
- the scaf4a gene encoding SR-related and CTD-associated factor 4 isoform X4 translates to MDAVNAFNHELFSLMDSKPPISRAKMISITKSAIKAMKLYKHVVQIVEKFIKKCKPEYKIAGLYVVDSIVRQSRHQFGSDKDVFGPRFTKNITGTFENLCLCPVEDRSKIVRVLNLWQKNGVFKIEVIQPLLDMAAGSTSAAAPYTGSDDPGSSPPPAKEPVTAITANSTMTSTAQLQNTDAFAAVAQLFQSTQGQQLQQMLQNFQQQPVKLDTNTQPSVHTSQSQPQNVSTGLAMVAPQLPLLSQANQASQQKTAFDKKLLDRFDYDDEPEVGEESKKDESHASFMQQPPAFQQHFKPPMINMLQDLSQQVPLPPNGQLQAYGLPPVQNFPVMMPPLGHALPGQPLPGSIGPPGFPGLYPPQNIAQQQQDLSIDMDHSSTRDGRHGRRSHSGSRSPKRRRSRSNSRTRRSRHRRSRSRSRDRRHHSPRSRSLERREREKERERRQKGLPIPKSETLSICSTTLWVGQLDKRTQQQDVACLLEEFGPIESINMIPPRGCAYIVMIHRQDAFKALQKLSRGSHKVNQKSIKIAWALNKGIKAEFKQFWDVELGVTYIPWSKIREAQVEELKEGGILDVETVSPEWSGVRKTLGLQEELTHNGRSELQQPEETQVLPLAAAAGPPAQVPPMQQPMVGVGPLQPPVFPGPIGMPPPSFPPGPPPPFIRPGFNPMQMPPGFPPPGAMPLGPPPSSKGGVEDQQLDSIGLGNRKNDEVQDGHNIFNNQMGPMGNQLGGPPGSLPGAPPGNIQPPPGGLLGARPGIIPLQRPPVPPPPHMQRFPPPHGPRPPHPNMPPMPPQMIARGPHPQMMHHDPSPLKGGFGMMSPHNMRPPFPPHGQGPPPQGPPPFIRPGGPRGPEGPEEMDVRPFRGDRPGFREREPERDREWDRDRDRERDRGFGGGRRPFGDGGRGGGGDRMDGRDRLGGWQEDGGGQRGGGWERDKDRDRDKDRERDRDRDRDRRDWKERRNSLDGDKERGRSDDGERDRGRGEGGERGKVEGGTRERGRGAEGKEGDRPRRSERRERATRWDRDDRLAELENVERFQTPDATEQTPVTPVVTMETTKEPSVEASEKKADSELLAPSPEVTPAAGERMPSVPSPSAQSEPTETKQEAAS